TCCATATCATGCTGATTCTTATGTATTGCTGCTTTCTAGTGAAGATCGTCGTTGTAGGTCAGGTGGAGAGAGAGCCGCTAGTGGGGACTTTCACCCCCAACCGAGATGAAAACGCTCAGCTGCACGTTGTTCTCGGAATAGATTCCCTCTGTCGGGTTTTCACTGTCGATTTGTCTCGGCAACCTATCCTGCAGGGTACAAATGAAGTCTTCAGAGAGGAACTAGTCCTGTTGGAGTGGCCGAGACAGAGGTACTAAATCGGTTCTTCAAACCTTTAAACAACACCCAAGTATCAGCTATTAGAATGGCTAGCCGCGGATATGGCTTTTTCAGGTCTTTTTTTGGCACCTCTTCAGGGTACATGTAGACGTCTTCTTAGATGTTCTTCTTTAACGTGTCCCCTTACCCCCATATTGGCGTTGTGAAAGCGGCAGCATTCGAGAGTGTAGTGGACGTTTTTTTGGGCATGTATTGACTTCTCATAAAATGCTAAATTGTGACTCTGATATGTGGGGGGAAAGGATCATAAAGTCGTACAGATGTCTCATTCCCAAGCCAGATTCGGCGGAGATCAATGATCACTGAGACTGCTATTCTTGATCAGCTACCACCGATGGATATCTATTGTTGATTTCAATAATATGACCTTTCCTTTCTTGAACCAAGAGGAAAATCTTGTGCCACAGTAGTCAAGGCAAGGCGCCCAATCTCAGCCCCAGGCTGGACGTCTCCAAGCCAAAGTTTCTTGTCTCGCATGTTCTTTGTCCATTCATCTGAAGTCCATATAGAAGAACCGATAATTCCGTCGGTCTTATTTTGCAGCAGGGCAACGGAGATCGATCCTAGAAGATCGGGGGCGATCGTTTTAATATGGAGATAAGCCGCCATCACGGCAATGCTGAAGATAACCACCGATGAAACAATAAGGACGGCAAGCCAGGGACGGTGACACCTGACGATATTCCGTAGATGTGTAGTTTGGGCAGTCACTTTGAACGGGGTATCCTTAATCGTGCTTCCTTCCCGTGTGAATTGCATCATGTCAACAGAGCCCGTGAAGGTCGAGGGATTGATCCCGAGGTAGAGCAAGGAATTCAAGAGCTGTGATAGACGCGTACCAAAGACACTTGAGGTGGTGGTCTCAGGCGACATAAGTGTCTCGCTGAAAAAGGTTCCGATAGCCTGAAAAGGGTCTATAAAATATCCAATGACGGGCTGGAGGCCACCGTTTTCGTCCATGTGTGGAAACATCGTagtgagaagatcaaagacTCCGTTGTTATAACCTTTCATCAACTGAAAATTCCCTGGGGGGTTTATATCAAAGACAGTCCAATTTTGGTGGAAATGGGATCTATCTACCGATCGGCGAGCGGCGAGTAGGTCGCAAGTCTTTACGGATTGCTTCCCGTCTAAGCTCTCGCAGGTCACATTGGCATCGACATAGGTCGTAGTGATATCACAGATAGCTCGCGTGATGGGGGATCTATCCCTTACATCGTCTGCATAGCCGCGGTCCCATGACTCCCATATCAGCTTGCGGGCATTCCGAGTCCTCGTCTTCGATGCGTTGAGTGCGTTCGAACATGGCTCTGAGAGGGCAAGCTGGAATTGAAATCCACCCCATGCGCTTGTCCAGCTGCAATCGTCGCCATTGCCGGGGGATGGAGCATCTGGCCCGGCGAAATCGGTAAGATTGAGAGTGTGAATTGTGTCGAAGACAGGACAGGAGATGGATAAATAGGAGCCAGGGAGGATGAATGATGTGTTGCCGGCACTAGGCAAGCCAATCACCGGCACACCAACCAGAGACGCGTACGTCAAGTTGTCATTTTGGGGTACATGCATCCATCCTGTGCTGGTTTTCTCGAGATTTTCAATCGCAGGAAATCGGATGTTGCCCCAGAGATCTTGATTGCGGGTGGAAAGTAGCGAGGCCGCCGACATCGAAGCAGTCATGGGGATGGCGACTGATGTTTTGGCCATCGACATCACTTGGCTGTAGCCGAACTGGTACGCGGTGAAGGTGTTGAAACTGGTCAACTCGATTGGATTGGCTGGGTAACTCGGGACGATGGAAATGATCCGGAGCGATGCCTGACTTCCCAGCGGCGATAAACACCACAGAAGGACGATAAAGACGGCAACGAAGTTCATAGTACGCAGTCTAATCTGAGTGAGAAAGGCTCCTGTAATGGTCTGGCTGCCAAGGCACTGCTCTACTAGCCCGATCGTTGCTCCTCCGGTGGTTTGAATGCGCCACGATGCGAGACTTTTGATGCTGCTCCCGGCAATAGCAGCAAAAAGAACTGGGAATACAGTGGGTGCCTTCAGGTGGAAATAGGATGTCAGCGAGATTTGACGATAATTGAGGAGGGCGAGTGTCGGAGCAGGGGAAGCTAACAAATCGAGAGACTTCGAAGAGTTTAGAGCCTACAGATTCTGGACCGGCCGGTTTTCCATCCATCCAAGAAACCAAAATACCGAACAGGGCAAAGAGAAACGCTACAATCGCAAGAATCATGTCCCATAGCAAACGAAAAATTCTATCCAACTGTGAGCGCTTGAGAAGCTGCGGTTGGGGCTTCTGCTCGTCAACTTCGGGAAACTCAATAGTGGTATAATCTTGAAATTCTGAGGATGACCTTGAACTTGAGTGATTTTCCTCGACTGCTACAGCGCCGTACGGTAGTCGTTTTGAGTGCCTCATCTTGTCGGGTTTCTTAGTCCAAAATCTTCGTAGTTGCGACATGGGGATCTTCTTGGCTTAAGCGGTACTCACAGGGCAGACAATCTGTCTTGTTTATTTATAAAGCGGGCACTAAAGATTGGGGCCATCGTGAGTGGCCCCGACGTAAAGCGCTGCATGGTTCGCAATTGGGCTCCAGGGAATCTCCTGACAGAGCGACGCAAAACCTGCGCTTTTCCCGTCATTTCCATTTTTAAAAGATAGGGGTAGCTTGTTGCTGAGATTTCTATGATTGGGGTAAAAGCCCCAACACAGCCCCCTCCAACTGAGGGGTCATGGTTCTTATCACTGATTCAGCCCTTCCTTAACGTACATTTTGAACTACACAGTTGCCCGAACCTTTTGGCGCAGGATCAAAATGTTTGAAGCATTCCCAAAGGTACTACGATGGCGACACATGAGAACATAACCTGTATAGCTAGGCTGAATGGAGATCACACACTCTTCTTCTAAGCACACGTTGGACACAAAAATGTTTCCCTATCatgaatctttttttttttttggttgcgAAGACGAGATTCCCACCGAAATGAAAAATGACCGATCAGATTTTAAGTGCCATTGCAACCGTCGATCGGCTTCACCCAGGTGAGATTTGCAAGCAAGGTGGCTAACAAGACCAGGATAAGTTGCGCCAAACTTTGTACTCACTGTATGTCTATCAGTACTGTACCTGATCTTTTGGATCGGACACACTCCAATCTTAACTTACAGGTTTCGTGTGAGATCGCATGTTGTCCGACTACTCTTCTTGAGTTTTCGGGGCCCACATTTTTATGGAGTTGTCCCTATCCCGGGCGATCACCACATGTTCCGATCTCTGAAGATGCTCTCCAACAATAAAAGGTTGGCGCTTTTCCCAAACACTTCAATGACCCTCACACTCTCGTAGCCGATTCGTAATATGAATCTATatcattaaaaaaaaaatcaaaatcgaGACAGTTCATCACACCCAAACTGACTTCTCCACGAGTCAAACCATGGTTTACTCACTGGGGTCCGGAACATATTACCTCGTTAGGACGTCACGGCAGTCCACTGCGGCAGCAGCGGACTCCCGTAGCCCTTCGAACGAATCAACCGAGGAAAAGCAACACTCAATGACGCTATGCGCTACCACCAAATGATGAAACTGGCTGTTCGATCCTAAGCAGCAAATCTTTTTGGAATGCTAACCTTGGGAAATGGTTATAAATTCGTCTCTAGAAGTCCAGTGCATTCCATACTATCCTATCTATCAGCATGTCTCACAGCCCACGCGATCCTAGCTCTAATGGAACCGAGGATGACCTAAGTACTATCATGACGAGGCCCGATCGCGGTGGGTCGGAAATTGGATCTCTGCGCTCCGGGACCCTCAATCGCCGTCAAAGCAACCCGAACGAAGTCGCGCTAGAGCGAATCAATACTTATCGACTTCAACATCGCTCAACCGTTGGCTCCGTTGCAGGAATTACACCGCGTGAAAAGTGGCTCCCCCTTGGAGCTGGAAAGCCTCATCCTCCATCTCTCCCAGATCCAGAAGAATACATCGTCGAATTCAACGATGCAAATGATCCCATGCACCCTCAGAACTGGTCCCTTAAACGCAAAATCGGCATCTCAGCGACCCTAGCATACACGACCTTTGTTTCCTCTTTCTCCAGCGCCATCTACTCTTCCGCAGTAGGACATATCAGTGGGCACTTCCACATCAGCACGGAAGTCGCCACCCTCGGTGTCACCCTGTATGTCCTAGGATTCGCCTCGGGCCCGACAGTATGGGCACCGGCAAGTGAGCTCATCGGGAGAAGATGGCCCATTTGCATTGGCATGTTCGGCTACTCCCTTTTCAGCATTGCAGCAGCGACTAGCAAGGACGTTCAGACCTTGATGTTGGCGCGATTCTTTGCCGGCTTTTTCTCTGCTAGCCCGATCGCTAACGTTCCGGCCGTGTTTGCCGATATTTGGAGTAACCAGACGCGGGGCGTGGCTATCGCTATCTTTGCCATGGCTGTGTTCGTGGGGCCTTTTGCGTCTCCATTCACTGGAGGCTTCATCACGATGTCTTATCTGGGGTGGAGGTGGACCATGTACATATCGTCCATTATGGGGTGGCTGGCCACTGGTCTTTGTCTGCTTTGCTTGAAAGAGACGTATGCACCCGCTGTCCTTGTGGAAAAAGCGGCCCTCTTGCGACGGCAGACACATAACTGGGGAATCCGCGCCAGGCAAGAAGAGATCGAGCTCGATTGGGGTGAGCTAATCACCAATAATTTCAGTCGGCCGTTCCGTATGCTTTTCACCGAGCCCATTGTTTTTCTGGCAAGTCATGCGTGAAGATCTTGAATTGATCCCAGCTGACGTTCCTTTAGATCTCTCTCTGGATGAGCTTTGTATATGGTCTGATGTACGCGCTTCTCAGTGCGTACCCCGTTGTGTTCCAAGGAATTCACGGAATGAACCTCGGTGTTGGAAGTCTTCCATTCATCGGATTGATTATCGGCGAGATTCTAGCTGGCGCCTATATCCTTCTTGACCAGAGATCGTATACCAAAAAGCTGGCTGCCAACAATAACATCCCCGTTCCGGAATGGAGACTTCTTCCAGCTATCCTTGGGGGTGTTTGCTTCTGTGTCGGGTTGTTCTGGTATGGCTGGACTGGATGGACAAAGGAAATCCATTGGATGGCCCCGACCGCCAGCGGAATCGTGACTGGATTCGGCATCTATGTGATCTTCTTGCAGTGCTTCAACTACCTGATTGACTCGTATTTAACATTGTAAGATTCTCTGTCTGCATTTCACTGGTGAGTAATACGCTGACCTTGAAATCCAGTGCCGCATCGGTTTTTGCTGCGAATACCATAATTCGATCAGCGGTGGGAGCTGCATTCCCATTGTTCTCAAAGCAAATGTTTGTCAACTTGGGTGTGCAATGGGCCGCCACACTTCTTGGGTGTCTCGCGCTCATCATGATCCCGATTCCCTTGTTATTCATCAAATGGGGACCAGCGTTGCGCAAAAAATCTAAATTTGCTCCAATTTTGGAGTCTGCTCGGGCAGCATCGGAGAAAGTGGACGTGACAGTTTAGGGGTGACTTTTAACAGTGTTAATTTTCAGACGTGATATTTCTTTGTGATGTTCATCAAATCCAAGCTCTCAAAATGGCAATTCTCGCTCAAGAATTGTCGCCGTTGCGGACAACTCTTGAGAACCTTCGCACACGGCATTTTAGGTTCACGAAAGGCAATAACTCCACCTAGATCACCAACATTGGTGATCAGGGTTGAGATGTCGGCATCGTCCAGGAGACCATGAGGATGTTGAAACACCAGACACTCAGGAGCACACTTGTCGCACAGAACTCCATGGATCCAACTGACAGGGCTATACTCTGAAGGCATGGTAATATCACTGATCGAGTCGCATTCCATAGAGAATAGGATATTGGCGGGTTGCCAACCTATTTACAGTCAGTAAAATGCCATCGACACCCTCCCAGCATGGACGAAGCTTTCAACAAATGTTCCAAAGAACAGATCTTCTTGAAGAGAAATAGCTCGTAAGTAGTCATCGGAGCCTGTTGTCGGCCGCCCGCTCATTCTTTCACCATCGGATAGCATAGGTGGGAAGATGAGCACTAGATGCAGATCATTCGGCCCCGCGTATTCAACATTATCAAAGAGATCTATAATGTGACCTTTCTTCAAATGAGACTTTTCTAGCTTTGATAGTTGAAGCAGGGCAAAGAGTCTCTTTGCTGATTTTGGAGGCGTCTGCTTCAATAGCTTTCAGCTTTCAAGGTGACGTCCTTTTGTAACCTAGCAAGCACACTTTTAGATCGGAATGCCGCGTTGACTTCGCATCGAAATGGCTTAAAACCTACCATAGGTCTCTTGCTATCCATTGTATTGAAAACGTGCCGTAGCCCCATTTCCCAATGATCTGATAGCGCTCGTTGAGAATGTCCCCAAAGTGCACTGGATGGTAGCCCCCGACGCGGGATTCCTCAATGGGCTTGGCAGCGTCATTGATTCTCTCAAAGCAGCGCATCATTGATAGATTGGAAAGATGCTGCGATCTCTCAATCTATAAGGAGACTGAATGAAGGAAACTTAACTCAAGGTCGACGGGTGACTTCATGGGCTTCCAACACAATACCATGACAGAAAGCGGTGAACGCAGCACGTCAGTACAACGCGAGGTAAATCTGTCTATGATGGACCCCTCCTCTTTTCCGCATGTATTCAAATATCAAGATGCGAGATAACTAGCAAAATTGGAATTCTACGGCCTCGTGACATTTCTCGATGTCTTCGCCCGTCGTACACTCACGTGGCATAGCCCCTCAACAACTTCCGGCTAGCCCTCTTTTTCTCCAACGGGCAGCGCATGCGCATGCTACCAAGTGGTGTAAGCACCACTGGGATAGACGAAAAACTTCCTATTCTTTCGGGTGAGATTCGGTGATGGCCCACGATCGAGTATGGCCGACCAGACATCCCAGAGCCATCGGATTGGGAATGTTTGAATGCAAAAGAACTTCAGATTACTTCTGTCATCCGGCCTCCTTTGTTGACTAACTATCGAGAAGCACATTCTCAAGCACACGATACAACATAATTGAAAAGATAGAGCTCTGAGCACAGAGTCTTGGCGTTTGGTCTTGGCATTACAAGGCTACCTGTCTGCAACATTTTTGCCAGCATTTGcctcttctctttgaacATGCCAGCGTCATTTGAACGCCATTTCTGTGACTTGTGTCAGTCTCTTTTCTTCAGTCGCCGGCTTGCCGAGTCTTGACCCATGGACGACCTTGAACAAAATGCTGTAGGCAAACACTCAGCCAATTAGGGCCTCGACACGGCATCTCACGGGTGAAATGAGACCCCACCACCGCTGCCAAGTCCCCAAAGACCCGGAGGTAGCTCAAATTGGAGgcgaaatttttttttctcgagtTCTTATCAGCAAGATGTGGTTGGCCAAGAGACCAGTTTTGAGATTTGCCCATCTCTTCCTTCAAAACTATGCTCTACCACCTACCTTGACTAGAACTTCTTTGCATACTGCGTCTCAACGACGACAGCGTCTTCGGAATTAGCTGTATCTAAAGTACACCACCGTGATACTCTATCGCAATGGGCTTAGGTAACTGGGTCCACGAAACCAACGTGCGGGTTGCCCGCAGTCCCGTGGGGAAATGGTTTCGTCTGGAGGGCTCCGGCCATGTAAGTGATGCTGCCTTCTATGCGACGTGTGATCGCTTTGTCAATACCTTTGCAATGTGCGAGGCTAAACCATGTCTTAAGTCTCTCGAGCGGAAGGGTAGCTACTTTTTCACTGAAATTCGCGCCGGTCTCGCCACCTTCTTTGCCATGGCATACATCATCTCCGTCAACAGTAACATCACTTCTGTGACCGGTGGAACCTGCGTCTGCCCCGCGGAAGACATGGGAGATTTCTGTGCAAACAATATCGAGTATGCCCTGTGTACGCAAGAAATCAAGCGTGACATCGTCACCGCCACTGCCGCCATCGCCGCCCTCTCAACATTTTGCATGGGTCTCTTTGCGAACCTTCCTATCGCGCTCGCCCCTGGAATGGGATTAAACGCTTACTTTGCCTACACTGTTGTTGGAGTCCGTGGTAGTGGCATGGTTTCGTATTCGACTGCCCTCACGGCTGTCTTTGTAGAAGGATGGGTATTCCTGGGCTTGACATTGATCGGTATGCGACAGTGGCTGGCGCGTGCGCTGCCAAAGTCTATCAAACTCGCAACGGGTGTCGGCATTGGTCTCTACCTTGCATTGATCGGTTTGACATACAGTGCCGGCATTGGACTAGTCCAGGGTGGCTCTGACACTCCCATTGAGCTGGCTGGATGTGTGGCTAGCCAGTTCGACTCTGAAACGGGCATGTGTCCGAGCAGTGAGAAGATGCGCAGTCCAACCATGTGGATTGGTATCTTCTGCGGCGGCATTCTTACGGCTTTGCTAATGATGTACCGTATCAAGGGTGCGATCATCATCGGCATTTTGTTGGTTTCTATCATCTCGTGGCCTCGTACTACCTCCGTCACATTCTTCCCCTATACCGAGCTCGGTACTAGCCAATTTGATTTCTTCAAGAAGGTGGTCACTTTCCATCCTATCCGGCATACCTTGACTGCTCAGGATTGGGGCCTGGCTGGCAAGGGCGGCCAGTTTGGACTGGCTTTCATCACATTTTTGGTACGTCGCTAGCTTTTTTATATCGGCAGAGATTGAAAACTAACCTTTTCCGCAGTATGTCGACATTCTGGATACAACAGGTACGATGTACTCCATGGCCCGATTTGCCGGCGCAATCAACGAGGAGACCCAGGATTTCGAGGGCAGCGCCGTCGCTTACATGGTTGACGCGATTTCAATCTCGATCGGATCCCTCCTCGGCAGTCCCCCAGTCACAGCATTCGTCGAGTCCGGAGCCGGCATCTCCGAAGGCGGCAAAACCGGTCTCACATCATGCGTCACTGGCATTGCATTCTTTATCGCTGTATTCTTCGCCCCGATCTTTGCTTCAATCCCACCCTGGGCTACGGGTTGTACACTTGTGATTGTCGGTACGATGATGGCCAAGTCTGCCGCCGATATCAACTGGCGGTACTACGGCGATGCGATCCCCGCATTCCTTACCATCGCCATCATGCCATTCACATACAGTATCGCTTACGGTCTGATCGCTGGTATCACTAGCTATATCACCCTCAATGGCTTTGCCTGGTGTCTTGAGAAGATCAGCCGTGGTCACATCGTCCCACCGAACAAGGATGAGTCTGATCCTTGGTCTTGGAAGGTCAAGGGCGGTTTACTCCCACCCTGGGTTAAGCGTGCCGCCCGCGGGAAGAAGGACTTCTGGAAAGCTGATGAGGAGTATGCGGAGCCGCGAACTGCCACTGTTGAAGCTGTGTCTTCGTCGTCCTCGTCGGTGGACCGGGTGCCTCTTGAGAAAGGTCATGTGCCTACTGCTGCAGCAATGAATTAGGCGTGAGtttttggaagatgaagGAGAGGCGGTGTGAAAtagttgatttttttttttttcaatttgcAAGGCAATACAGCGGATGTGTTCATTTTGTTTACCTCTTTTAATGTAtttattgaaaaaaaaaaaaatttcaaaccTATCGTTTTTCCAGAGGTGTTGGTTGTACATGCCACAGAATGAACATATTGTTTTAACACCACACAAAGTCTTGACCAAGTGCGATTTTTATGACCAAGCAAATGATGCTAGATTTATCGTGGGCAGGAGTATACGACATTACAGTGGCGGAAACAATAAGGGAGGTAGCGTGAGTATTGACTAACTAGCTAGGAGCTTCCCGATTGGTATGTAGATTCTTGATGCCGAGTTTGGGGATTTGAGGAAGTGAGGGATAGTTCATCATGCCCAAGTTCGCCTTgaatgaagaaattggtgcTTTCATGCCCCTGTCATGCTCTCGAGATAATAAGCGGAATTTAGAAAAAGTGATGAAATTGTAAACACAGATTACAACAGGGGTATTGATGTGGGTAAATAAGAAAAAGAGGTGATTATGATCAGACAAAATGTAATGTTAAGGTACTATTCGGAGAAAGGTGGGATGCTGATGGATGACAAAGTTGTAATGGTTAGTTATGAGTCCACCAGATACAACATAGGTTCCAGGAAGATGACGTGTAATTATGCCTCTAGGTGCATCGAATATCAGCCCCTTTGAACCAGGTTAGTGGGTTCTAAAGGGCACGGAAAGACATCGCTACCACGAATTGATCAATGTGAACAAATTAAAGTCGCTCTAGGCTTATTTTTGAACGTTGAATTTTCTCTGCATAAGATGCACTCAATCAGACAAATAGAAATGTTTTGTGCGTATCCAAATGATCGCTTGTTTGGCGAGAAGCAATGGACTGGTATACTGGAAACGAATTTTATTTTTTGTGAATTGGCCTTTTATTCATGCAGAATATTTCTTTAATTATGCACACTTTGAATGGACTGTTGGTGTGGATATCGTAACTGAAAGttgtctacggagtactccgtagtgcaTGGATTTTTGGTAGGTTGTGCATTAAATCTACGTACCGCAGGACTCGACATTATCCACATTGACTGTTCCTATTGTGGTAATGGATGCGTGTGTTACGTTAATCTTGAGATCGGGACTAGCTCATTGGATTACGAATGAATCTAGAGTCCCCGCAGTGAGCACTAAGATGCCGAGGTCTCCTATAATATCTTGGAGAACCGGCTATAAATATGCCGGCTCCAGCCTCTCACTACTATGTTGGTTATTCTAAGTTACCCAATTCCCCAGGAATCTTTAAAGATCCAACTTCGACATAAAGTAAGAGCGAGGCGACGATTTTTGCAATGGCTGCCACACACGGTTTCTGTGACCCCACATTCAAGCGGGTCCGTGATCTTTTCGAGCAAAAGCTAGCATCGGGAGATGAAGTCGGTGCCTCAATCTGCATCAACATCGACGGTAAGAATGCCCTCGATATCTGGGGCGGACATGCAGACGCCGCCAAGACGCGTTCATGGGAAGAAGACACTCTGGGGGTCGTCTTCTCATCTAGTAAGGTAGCCGTTGCCCTCGCCGCACTCATCCTCGTTGATCGCGGCCTGCTCGACGTCGAAGAGAAAGTGTCGAAGTACTGGCCGGAGTTCGCAGTCAACGGCAAAGAAGACACAAAAGTGTGGCACATCCTCAGTCACTCCTCTGGCATGCCCCATTGGGACACGCGGGTTTCTTTGGAGACCATTTACGACACTAAAAGTTCCACCGAGATGCTCGCTGCGCAGGCTCCGTGGTATAAGGCCGGGGAGGCATCCGCCTACCAGATGGTTAATCATGGACATTTAGTCGGCGAGCTGGTGCGACGCATTAGCGGGAAGTCTTTGAAGAAGTTCATTGCAGATGAGATCGCGGGTCCATTGGGTGCGGACTTTGGTCTCGGTGTGGCCGAAAAGGACTGGCTGCGTACGGCGGATATCATTCCCAGTCCTCCTACACCTCTGCCACCGATCGACCCGCAAAGCGTTGCGGGTAAAGTCTTACCCAACCTTATTTTGGACGCTGAGGTGTCCCAGACGCCCGGATTCAGGGGTGCAGAGGTCGGTGCCGCGAATGGGTTTTCAAATGCGCGTGCACTGGCTCGGATGGGTTCGATTGTGTCCTTGAAAGGGACAGTTGATGGGAAGCAGTATCTTGGGCTTAAGGCCATTGATCAGATGCTCCAAGAACGGATTAGCGGTGTCGATCAGATTTTATTCTTCCCCATAAGATTCGGGTTGGGAGTTGGCCTACCGGTGCCGCAAATCATCACTTTTATCCCCGAAGGAAAAATTTGCTTCTGGGGAGGTTGGGGTGGATCAATTCTGGTCATGGATCTGGATCGCCGCATGACTATTGCTTATACCATGAACAAAATGGGACCAGGAATCATGggcaatgacaacaccaaggCATATCTCGAGGCGATTTATGAAATCATGGCAGAGAGAAAGACTCCCGTGTCCAATTGAGATGAGAATCTTTTCCCCATTCTTTCTCTGCACAGATTGCGCGAATGGTCTTGCATGTGGAATGATACGAAGGCCCATCGTGAAAATTCAAAAATCTctttgtaaaaaaaaacatttaATTTTAACATCATTGGTAACCCGAAACATTCATTCCATGATTCTGCAAAGAATCATCCATCAGGTGGACTTTTTGGCCTTCGAAACCTGCTGCTTGCAACGATCTGTCTCGGTAAACACCAGCTCATCTCTCTCCCAGATCAACTCGACCGCAGTACCTGCAGGCCCAGCAAGAAGCGTCAACAGAGCAATCTTGACTAGGAGACTGGGCCACGAGATATAGTTGAGGATATGCTTGTGAGCAGTAACGTGCAGCGAGATAGCCCAAATCAAAACACCAGCAGAACCAGTCATATAGTCCCATCGGAGGAAGATATGGACACCGTCACCGACATTATCAACCGTCAGCCCGGACCAGGGAAGAGGAAATGAGAAAACAGAAGTCGGGTGAAGAGAGCCTAGGAAATGGTCTTCGAATAGAACTGGCACAACAACGGTTGCCAAGGAAACAACCCATGACACAATGTGCGACAAGGCTGCATTGGCAAACGCAAATGCATAGACCCAGCGCAAGCTAGACATGGATACCCGGTGGTTGTTTGAGTAGAAAGGAGAAAGAGTAAAGTAAGCGATTGAGGTCAGAATTGCCACGTATGCTGGCCAGGGTTGCCAGATGGCAATGGCGATCTGCTTCAGGTCCACGGAAATGACAGATGGAGCGGGCAATCCCATCGCCACGGTCGGCACAATGTATCCCACAATGTAGATCAACGGAAAAGCTGCAAGAACTGCTCGTGGGATACGAATGTTATCTGCGTGAGGGCGGCGCGCAGTAATAGAGCAGCCCAGCTGAAGACCACATGCCAATGGGACTCCAAAAGCAAAAGTGAACAATTGAGCGATGAGGCCAAATATCGTCGGGCTAAATCGATCAGTAAGTCTCATACAATATTAAGACGCTGTCCAGTGGGCATAACGTACTAAGCAGCTATTGTGCCGGCATTGCCCTTTCTCCAGGATTCCAAGACGATCAGAGTCCAAGTTGCACCAAAAGTTCCACTAAATCCAAAACTGTGAAGCAGCAGACCAGGATTATGGCCGTCGAGCATTGGATAGAAAAATGTTGTCAAAAGAGTGAATACGTGGTCGATTGCCTCGACTCCCGTGTAGACTGTGCGCAAAGGTGCATCGATGCTCGGGAGCTTGCCGGATTCAATGGATTTGCGGCTTAGCGCATCAAGGCCATTTATGGAGGCAAAATAGAATATAGCATAGGGCACCCATGCGCTCAAAGCAAAGAGTACGTATCTCATTGTGAAAATTGTAAGAGCTGGCGCGGAATC
Above is a genomic segment from Penicillium digitatum chromosome 3, complete sequence containing:
- a CDS encoding Beta-lactamase-like protein, with the protein product MAATHGFCDPTFKRVRDLFEQKLASGDEVGASICINIDGKNALDIWGGHADAAKTRSWEEDTLGVVFSSSKVAVALAALILVDRGLLDVEEKVSKYWPEFAVNGKEDTKVWHILSHSSGMPHWDTRVSLETIYDTKSSTEMLAAQAPWYKAGEASAYQMVNHGHLVGELVRRISGKSLKKFIADEIAGPLGADFGLGVAEKDWLRTADIIPSPPTPLPPIDPQSVAGKVLPNLILDAEVSQTPGFRGAEVGAANGFSNARALARMGSIVSLKGTVDGKQYLGLKAIDQMLQERISGVDQILFFPIRFGLGVGLPVPQIITFIPEGKICFWGGWGGSILVMDLDRRMTIAYTMNKMGPGIMGNDNTKAYLEAIYEIMAERKTPVSN
- a CDS encoding AtmA protein encodes the protein MRYVLFALSAWVPYAIFYFASINGLDALSRKSIESGKLPSIDAPLRTVYTGVEAIDHVFTLLTTFFYPMLDGHNPGLLLHSFGFSGTFGATWTLIVLESWRKGNAGTIAAYPTIFGLIAQLFTFAFGVPLACGLQLGCSITARRPHADNIRIPRAVLAAFPLIYIVGYIVPTVAMGLPAPSVISVDLKQIAIAIWQPWPAYVAILTSIAYFTLSPFYSNNHRVSMSSLRWVYAFAFANAALSHIVSWVVSLATVVVPVLFEDHFLGSLHPTSVFSFPLPWSGLTVDNVGDGVHIFLRWDYMTGSAGVLIWAISLHVTAHKHILNYISWPSLLVKIALLTLLAGPAGTAVELIWERDELVFTETDRCKQQVSKAKKST